The Flammeovirga pectinis genomic interval AGAAAGATGTACTTAATAGTATTTCTGAAGCAAAAAATTCTGTGTACTCAAATAGAACATTTAATAATGAAGATTCTATGCTCCAATACGATTCTGATGTTGCCACGTTAATTGCATCGTTAGAAGAATTATCTAAATCTGTGGATAACTTTGATAATTACGAAAAGCCGGCTCGCCTTTTAGATAGAATTAAAGACACAAGTACTAGAGATTTAATGCTAAGAGGTTACTACAATCAATCTGCATTTAAGTGGAATAAATTGGTAAGAGAGTACAAATCTAAAGTTGAAAAAGAAAATCCTTCACTTAAAATTGCTGAAGTAAAATACTTCTATGGTCAAGAGCCATTAATTTAAGTAGCGTTCCTTTTTATACAATAATGCCTTCTTAGTTATAAATTCTAAGAAGGCATTTTTTTACTGTAAATAAGGACCAAGAACTTCTATTTTACCATCAATATCATTAGGTATTTCCAAACCAATAATTTTTGCTATTGCAGGGTAAATATTTACATTCTCAAAAGAGGGAATTTCTACTCCTTTTTTAAAGTTTGGCCCTACTCCGTAAAATATAGCATGCATATTTTTTATGGTATATGGATTATAGCCATGTGTACCCTTACTTACCCCACCTCTCGCATTTTTAAAAGCTCTTGGGGGAATAGCCTCACAAACAATTGCCGGAATTCTTTTTCCTTTAGAGTAATGTAAATTAGCTGGTATATTTTCTTTTAAATAAACATGCATTCCCTTATTTTCTTGTGCTTTTAATTTAGCATAAACCTCTTGGACGTTTGCTTCATCATTTGGATAAAGTAAGTATTGTACTCCTCCTCCATTTACACAAGTAAAATTATCAAAACTCCCTAAACCTTCTAAAATAATAGGGTGTTCTACATCTACATTTTCCATACCATGGTCTGAAACAACAATTAAATTAACGGGATGTTCACTTGCTTTAATAGTTTTATAAAGTGCTCCTATCTGTTGATCAATGTATTCTACTGCTTCTTTTGTCTCATTAGCATCCGGTCCATATCTGTGCCCTTGTGTATCTACCAAAGAAAAATATAAAGTGATAAACCTTGGTCTTTTTTCACCTTTAATTTTTAACCAATTTCCAATTTGGTCAATACGTTGAGCATATGGAGTAGATTTGTTGTATTTAAAATAATATGATGGTGTTATTCCTTGTACTCTACTATCAGAAACTGGCCAATAAAAGGAAGCAGCTTTAACTCCCTGTAACTCAGCTAGAGTCCATAGAGGTGTTCCATAAAACCAAGAACCATCTTTTTTACCAATACCTATTCTATACATTTCTTTACGTTCTGGATCGTAAAATGAATTATGAACTAAACCATTATTTGAAGGATACATTCCTGTAGCAATAGCATAATGGTTTGGAAATGTTTTACTAGGGTAAGAAGGAATCATAGAAGTTGCTTTCACCCCTTCTTTTGCTATAAGATCTAAATTAGGTGTGTTGTATTTAATAGGATAATCATATCTAAATCCATCTATTGATACAATAACAACTGTATTTTCATTTACTTTTTCAGTTTTTGTACAAGCTGAAAATAGTATCAAGAGTAAAATAATTGAGTTAGTAATATTTTTTGATATCATAATGTGTTTTATAAGTACTAGAATAATTTACGAAACTACTCCTGTTTTATTGACAAACCATATCGATTTAATTTCATTAATAAAATGTTCTCAATAAATTATTATCAAATTTTTAGGCAAGCCTAAAAATTTATTTATATTTGCAGTATAAATAATTTAGTCGTTTATAATTTATCTCTATATACTACAGCCATGAAGGCAATTCTAACTACATTTTTTTTCCTAATTACTTTTAGTGCAATAGGTTCTGATAAGATTGAAATTACAGGGCATATTACATCTGGTAAAGAGCATCTTCCTTTTGCTACCGTTTCTGTTAATGATGGTGCATTTGGCACTTCTGCAGACGATCATGGGCATTTTAAAATTGAACTTGAAAAAGGAAAAGAATATACAATTCTAGTTTCTGCTATTGGGTATTCTCCACAACAGAAAAAAATTACTGCTACTAAAGGAGTAAGAGAAATTCATTTTAATCTTGACAAAGATTTACTGCAGTTAAATGAGGTAATTGTTTCTAGTAGTAGAAGAGAACAAAGTAGAAAAGAAACTGCTGCTGTTGTAAATGTTGTAAGTAAAGAAATTTTTACTGCTTCAAGTTCTAAAGTTGTTGCAGACGGATTAAATTTTGTATCTGGTGCTAGAGTTGAAAATACATGTGGTAACTGCGGGTCTTCTTCTTTAAGGCTAAATGGATTAGAAGGACCTTATACTCAAATATTAATGGATAGCAGACCAATTTTTAATGGTCTTGTTAGTGTTTATGGTCTAGAGCAGATTCCTGTTTCTATGGTAGATCAAATTGAAGTTGTAAGAGGCGGTGGTTCCGTTTTGTTTGGTGCAAATGCGATTGGAGGTACTGTAAATATTATTACAAAGGCTCCTCAATTTAATTCTTACGAAGTAGGTACCAATATTAGTACTATTGATGGTAAATCAAATGATTACAATGTTTACTTCAATACTTCTGTTGTTTCAAAAAATGATAAAACAGGAGCTTACATCTATGGTTCTTATAGAAATAGAGACGCTTGGAATGCTAACCCTAATGATGTTTGGTACAAAGTTGATGATAGTGGGCAGGCAATTGGTGCTCCTTTAAAAGATGATTTCACCGAATTACCTCAATTAAAAACAGCTTCTATAGGTACTAAGATCTATCATAATTTTAATGATCAGAATAAAATAACGGGTGATCTTAGGTATATACACGAAGATCGTAGAGGTGGTAATAAATTAAATGAAGCTCCTGAAAATACTGACATTACAGAATGGATAAACATGGGTATTGTTAGTGGTAGTGTTAATTATGATTGGTTTAGTAAGGATAAAAAAACACACCTGAATGGCTATTCAAACTTACAATATGTAAAACGAAATAGTTACTATGGAGCTAATCAAGCTCCTGATGGTTATGGTTTAACTACAGGGACTACTTACGTTGGTGGATTACAAGCTAATTTAGACCTTGGTAAAATGTTCAATGCCCAAACTTATTTTGTTGTAGGTACCGAATATATTTTTGATGAAATTAACGATAAAAAGTTAGGCTACTTTGATCAAGATTCAGGACAAGAAACTAACGATATTCCAGTATCGAATCAGCAATCTCAAACAATGGCTATTTTTGCTCAAAATGAATGGAAAGGTAATAAGCTATCTGTTCTTATTGGTGCAAGGATGGATTATGTAATGATTAAAGATTTTGAAAATCCTGAGAACAATAAAAACGTACCCGCAATCAATCCTAGAATAAACCTTAAGTACAATATCACAGATGATATGCAATTAAGAGGTGGGTTTGCAACTGGCTTTAGAGCTCCGCAAATGTTCTCTGAAGATTTACATATTGAAGTAGCAGGTGGGCAAGCTGTACGTACAGTTCTTGATCCGGATTTAAAGGCTGAAACTTCTTTTTCTTATAACCTTGCATGGGATTATGAGAAGAAAATTGGAAATGTGCAAACGTACTTTTTGGTAGAAGGTTTCCATACTCGCATCAAAGATAGGTTTGATAATCAATACCAGTATTTAGACGATGGTACTTTAATTAATTATAAAAGAAATTCAACCTCTGATGCTATTGTACAAGGTGTAAATCTTGAAGCAAAAGTAGCTCCTTCAGAAAAACTAAATATTCAGGCTGCATATACTATTCAGACCGCAGAATACGAAGAAGACAACCAATGGGGAGATGAAGATAGTAGTACATCAAAATATATTCTTAGAACTCCAAACCAATATGGATCTCTTACTTTAAATTACAAACCTGCTCAAAAATGGACGACCTCTTTAACAGGTATCTATACAGGTAGTATGTATGTTCCATTATTACCTGGAGGATTTATTGACGGTCAACCTGTAGAGAATGAATCTTTAATAGAAACACAATCATTTATTGATATGGGAGTTAAGGTTTCTTACAAAACGACCTTAGGAAGAAAGGCTACTATTGAATTAGGAACAGGTGTTAAAAATATCTTTAATCAAATGCAAGATCAATTTGTAAGTGGTGCTGATAGAGATGCTGCATTTGTTTACGGGCCTATCACTCCAAGAATGTATTTTATTGAAGTAAAAATTGGTAACCTTTTATAAAATTACACTAAATAAAAAGCCGTTGCTCTAATTTAATAGAACAACGGCTTTTTTGTATGGCTATATAGCCTATTTATCTTCGTAGAGCATTTTTTCCATAGCAGCAATATTTCCTGCTTTGTAGTTCGCTTCATCAACCATTCCTCCTACAAGAAACAAGTCTATAATCCAACCAATTCCAAATACCCCTCCAGTAAGTAAATAAACAATACCTGAAGTAGTTTTACCTAAATAGAAACGATGAATGCCTAAAACACCCACAAAAAACCATAATAAATAAGCTACTAATGTTGATTTCATTTGATAATTATATTTTTATTGACACTTATTTAAGTATACGTTTATTAAAAGTAAATGTTACTAAAATAACTATCTCAACAGATAATTATTGACCTTTATACTAGGCTCTCTTCTAATTCTATATGCGGGAAGTTAGCTTCTCGATTCTGAAATTTAAGAATTGTATCTTTTACAATCACTCCATTTTCTATATTAATTGCATTTTTGATTGTTGGGTTTTCCTCCCACCCAGGTTTACCTGCAAGAACAGACTCCAAATGTACAATTAATGCTGCAGAAATTGATCTTGAAGCACTCTCCCAAAGGTAAGTTGGTGTATGATCTACCGCATAATAATCTATATTATCTACAGCAATTAATGGGTTTTTAAACGTTGTAGGTTTAGCAAAATAGAAGCCCATACCTTCGTCGCAACTCACATCTATAACTAATGCACCTGGTCTTAAGCTATCCTTTTCTTCTTCAACTATAAAATTAAGTGGAGCATTTGTATCTTGATAAGTACCATTAATAATAATCTCTGATTCACTAATTAAATCTAGAAGAGCACGTTGAGAGCCATCATGTTCTACTACTTTTAAACGAGGTTCGTTTGGACCACCTTTTTCTATACGAGCATAGTTTACATCTAAAACCTCTTCTCTAACTTCATGATCAGGTCTTTGAACACAAATAGTTATATCTCTAAATCCATGAGCCTTTAAAGCATAAATAGCTCCTCTACTTACAGCTCCAAAACTAAAAATTGTTACTTTTCTTTGATTACCATAATGTCCATCAATTCCTTTTAACTGCAAGGCATGGATAACAGCACAGTAACCTGCCATTTCATTATTTTTATAAAAAGTATGTCTACCAATTCGTCCACTTGGACTCCAAACAAACATATCTTCAAAAGCAATAAGAGTTAACTTCCTATCTATAGCAATTTGAGTAATTTCTTTTTGTTGTACACAATGCGGGTATCCCCAAACTACTCCCCCTTCTTTCATTTCTTCTAAATCAGACAATATAGGTTTAGCAATGATTACCGCTCCAATATTAGCTAAGATTTCTGACCTTGATGCTACCCCTCCTGTTTGATTTGCAATTTCTTCGTCACTAATATTAAAAGGTTTACCATATCCCTTTTCGAAGATTAATTTTTTACGAATACTTTCTGATAGTCTACTTAGGTGTTCTGGATGAATAGGAATACGTCTTTCATCTTCTTTTTTAGACGTCCCAATAACTCCAATTTTAGATAAATTCATATGATTATTTTTAGATAGAAACCTATAATCATTAATGAATTGATTAAGGTAATGTGATAAGATTATTAAAAAAGATACTTACTAAATATCAGTCATTAAGTTGATAATTAGTGTCTCAATAATCAGAAAGGATGTAGAAATATTATCCTTAAGTTCACTTCGAATGATTTGATTATGTTAGCTAGCTACAAGGTACATTATTAATAGGTAGGGATACGTTATTAAGATAATAATCATACAATTAAGTAGAAAACAATCCATTTTTGTCTATTCTCTATTAGCTTTCAATGCTTATCTATGGATACTATTGAGTGAATAAAAAAAGCCGGATAAAATAAATTTATCCGGCTTCGATATATATAACTAAATTTTATATTAGTTCGTGTAATCTGTTTCAGATCCTGAGAATGCTGCACGAGTAAATTCTCTGTTCAATCTTGCGATATGAGTAATAGAGATTTCTTTCGGACAAACAGCCTCACAAGCACCTGTATTTGTACAAGCACCAAATCCTTCAGCATCATGTTGCTCTACCATTGCTAAAGCACGACGCTTACGCTCTGCTTTACCTTGTGGTAATACTGCTAATTGAGATACTTTAGCTGCAGTGAACAACATTGCAGAAGCATTTTTACAAGCAGCTACACAAGCACCACAACCGATACATTGCGCCGCATCCATTGCTTCATCAGCAACAGTTTTTGGAATAGCAATCTCGTTTGCATCTGGTACACCACCAGTGTTTACTGTTACGTAACCACCTGCTTGCATAATTCTTTCAAATGAAGTACGATCAACTATTAGGTCTTTCAATACTGGGAATGCAGAAGCTCTCCAAGGTTCAACAACAATAGTTTCACCATCAGAGAAAGTACGCATATGCAACTGACAAGTTGTAATACCGTGCTTAGGTCCGTGAGGTTTACCGTTGATGTATAAAGAACACATACCACAAATACCTTCACGACAATCGTGATCAAAGTGGATAGGGTCTCTACCGTCTTTTAATTCGTTCTCGTTAAGAACGTCCAACATTTCTAGGAATGACATATCTTCAGATACATCATTTACTGTATATGACTCAAATTTACCCGGCTTGTTTTCACCAGCCTGACGCCAAATTTTAAGCTTAATATTA includes:
- a CDS encoding N(5)-(carboxyethyl)ornithine synthase, translated to MNLSKIGVIGTSKKEDERRIPIHPEHLSRLSESIRKKLIFEKGYGKPFNISDEEIANQTGGVASRSEILANIGAVIIAKPILSDLEEMKEGGVVWGYPHCVQQKEITQIAIDRKLTLIAFEDMFVWSPSGRIGRHTFYKNNEMAGYCAVIHALQLKGIDGHYGNQRKVTIFSFGAVSRGAIYALKAHGFRDITICVQRPDHEVREEVLDVNYARIEKGGPNEPRLKVVEHDGSQRALLDLISESEIIINGTYQDTNAPLNFIVEEEKDSLRPGALVIDVSCDEGMGFYFAKPTTFKNPLIAVDNIDYYAVDHTPTYLWESASRSISAALIVHLESVLAGKPGWEENPTIKNAINIENGVIVKDTILKFQNREANFPHIELEESLV
- a CDS encoding TM2 domain-containing protein; this translates as MKSTLVAYLLWFFVGVLGIHRFYLGKTTSGIVYLLTGGVFGIGWIIDLFLVGGMVDEANYKAGNIAAMEKMLYEDK
- a CDS encoding TonB-dependent receptor, translated to MKAILTTFFFLITFSAIGSDKIEITGHITSGKEHLPFATVSVNDGAFGTSADDHGHFKIELEKGKEYTILVSAIGYSPQQKKITATKGVREIHFNLDKDLLQLNEVIVSSSRREQSRKETAAVVNVVSKEIFTASSSKVVADGLNFVSGARVENTCGNCGSSSLRLNGLEGPYTQILMDSRPIFNGLVSVYGLEQIPVSMVDQIEVVRGGGSVLFGANAIGGTVNIITKAPQFNSYEVGTNISTIDGKSNDYNVYFNTSVVSKNDKTGAYIYGSYRNRDAWNANPNDVWYKVDDSGQAIGAPLKDDFTELPQLKTASIGTKIYHNFNDQNKITGDLRYIHEDRRGGNKLNEAPENTDITEWINMGIVSGSVNYDWFSKDKKTHLNGYSNLQYVKRNSYYGANQAPDGYGLTTGTTYVGGLQANLDLGKMFNAQTYFVVGTEYIFDEINDKKLGYFDQDSGQETNDIPVSNQQSQTMAIFAQNEWKGNKLSVLIGARMDYVMIKDFENPENNKNVPAINPRINLKYNITDDMQLRGGFATGFRAPQMFSEDLHIEVAGGQAVRTVLDPDLKAETSFSYNLAWDYEKKIGNVQTYFLVEGFHTRIKDRFDNQYQYLDDGTLINYKRNSTSDAIVQGVNLEAKVAPSEKLNIQAAYTIQTAEYEEDNQWGDEDSSTSKYILRTPNQYGSLTLNYKPAQKWTTSLTGIYTGSMYVPLLPGGFIDGQPVENESLIETQSFIDMGVKVSYKTTLGRKATIELGTGVKNIFNQMQDQFVSGADRDAAFVYGPITPRMYFIEVKIGNLL
- a CDS encoding alkaline phosphatase family protein, whose amino-acid sequence is MISKNITNSIILLLILFSACTKTEKVNENTVVIVSIDGFRYDYPIKYNTPNLDLIAKEGVKATSMIPSYPSKTFPNHYAIATGMYPSNNGLVHNSFYDPERKEMYRIGIGKKDGSWFYGTPLWTLAELQGVKAASFYWPVSDSRVQGITPSYYFKYNKSTPYAQRIDQIGNWLKIKGEKRPRFITLYFSLVDTQGHRYGPDANETKEAVEYIDQQIGALYKTIKASEHPVNLIVVSDHGMENVDVEHPIILEGLGSFDNFTCVNGGGVQYLLYPNDEANVQEVYAKLKAQENKGMHVYLKENIPANLHYSKGKRIPAIVCEAIPPRAFKNARGGVSKGTHGYNPYTIKNMHAIFYGVGPNFKKGVEIPSFENVNIYPAIAKIIGLEIPNDIDGKIEVLGPYLQ
- a CDS encoding succinate dehydrogenase/fumarate reductase iron-sulfur subunit translates to MNIKLKIWRQAGENKPGKFESYTVNDVSEDMSFLEMLDVLNENELKDGRDPIHFDHDCREGICGMCSLYINGKPHGPKHGITTCQLHMRTFSDGETIVVEPWRASAFPVLKDLIVDRTSFERIMQAGGYVTVNTGGVPDANEIAIPKTVADEAMDAAQCIGCGACVAACKNASAMLFTAAKVSQLAVLPQGKAERKRRALAMVEQHDAEGFGACTNTGACEAVCPKEISITHIARLNREFTRAAFSGSETDYTN